taatcttcatttcTAAAGAATCTCCAAACATCGCAATTAAtattaatagtaataataatagtaataataatagtcTGTGTGTTAGATCGTGTACCATCATACAAAATCCAGTTATTCTTAAAACTAGCAGAAAACCATCTTGATGTCTTGCATTGACAGTGCTGGGTGAGGTGAGAGGAATTGGAAGAGCAGGTACAAGATCACAGGTATCATGTTGCAGTCCAGGATATTCACCAGCTTCTAACCTTCTTGGCTCAGTGATGTCTCAGTTCAAATGTGTTCTGTTTGGTTATAAGATCCTTTTtaaacagcagaggaaatcCATTAACTGTAACACCGTAAAGCAGTGTGAAGTCAGACTGGCAATGGAGTGTTCTTGCAGCCATCATGAATAATAGGGAGCAGCTTATTCAACAGCCCTAAAGATAAGGGGCTATCCATGTCCTGCTATAGGTAGGTTTAAATAAACAGAACTGATAGAATAAATGAATTATAAAGCAATACTTGAAGCTGAACTCCTTCTCCCATCTGTTCAAAAAGTGTGACTGATGATTTGCTGGCTGTCAgcgtggggctgtgtgtgtacGTGTGACTGTCACATGCCCCTACTATTGAATTCACTGGGACATGTGATTTCCCCATGTTTCCtcaaagattttatttgtaCTCTTTCTGCACTgataaaatacagcagaagtgaatacagcatgaagaaaattatgttttgCCTATAGATTTTCTTGACAGCCTTTTGTAGTCCAAGGACCTGGTAGCATTTCTATATATTATaatactaatttatttttatactattaacatttttttcttgtctgatcTGCTCTTGGAAGTCTTGTGTAGGATGCAGTCATCAATAAGcttaccagaaaatgaaaatccagTGAATAGGCTAAGAAACCTACATTTTAGCCTAGATTTAAAACAAGGCATGAATGTTTTCGTCTAGCACTTGTCATGTTTGATCAGGCTAAGTGTCAGCTTTTCAAGGTTCAGTTTTGGGACacccttttcttccccccccatTCATTGCTGTGAATTCCTCTAGTAGCAAATAGAGAAAATCTGAGCGTTCTCAGTCTCCGTGCATAAAATCAACCTTAATCAGGTTAAATTCTTCCTGGCTTATTAATCTTCTCATTCTGTTGCCCTGCTTTGATCTTTTCAGAACTGTTATTTATGtcatggaaatgtttttgataGATTGGCTGtatatgatttttaaatacttagTATGCTAACACCAAAAATTGATGCTGCATCAGTAGTAACTTAATGTTGAAAAGTGATCttccaaaacagaacaaagctgcATAATGTGTTACTTCATTTCATAAGTAAATCAATGGTCAGTAAATTCAGTAACTCACCCTGAAGTTCTTGTGATCAGTTTCTACACGTGTGCCATGAGGCAACATGCTGCAGGACTGTTAGGCCTTTAATAACACCAAGGGTAAGCATTCTGAAATGCATGGCCCCTGAATTTTCCTGCAAGTATTGAGAGTGATGGATTTCGATCAGATATCGATGGCCCAATCCATGCATGGATTTGAAATTTAGTTGCTAATGGCTTATTCATAACTTGTGTTAATTTCAGGCCCAAGAAGATGCTGAGAAGCTTCGTTCAGTTGTGATGCCTATGGAGAAAGAGATTGCAGCATTAAAGGAGAAGTTGatagaagctgaagaaaaaataaaggagttAGAAGCATCAAAGGTAAGGTGGAATTTTAGCCACGTCCCAATCTGCGTCTTGCATCATGCTTGTTTGATGCAGATAAATAACAGCAAattttgtaagaaataaaagtgTGTATTGTGAAGCTCTTTATgcacaatactttttttttctcctgtagcaCAAATACCACATTTTGCCTATAGGCATTTCcctgtctttctgttttcaaggtTGGATTACATGTGTGTTATCCCTGCTTAGACATGACTGCATGatttcagcaaataaaatgtCACTCCAGAAATACAAGTGCTTTGCACTTTGTTGTAattggttttggttttcatcCCATTCTCTGTgaacagattttcctttctcttctgcagactcGCATGGATTTGAATGTTGCTtaggtttttttcttgtccatTCCCCAACTGTCTTATAGTTAGGTTCTCTAACTGCTCCATTTTAGATCGTCTCCACATCTTCTTTTGAGTGCGAAACCCCAAACCAGACATATTGTGTAGCTGTTGGTTTATCAGTGCTGACTGAAGGATTACTTAATTGTCTGCTCTTAGATGTGTGCCTCTTTACCACTTTTTGGTGCTGCCACTATTGTGATCTAACTATAGAAACCTTAGTGAAGTTCCTTAAAAGTTTGATTTAGTGGAATTCTAATGAATAATTcattcagggggaaaaaaaaaaaacacaacatccTGCAAATGCTGCTTCAACACCGAGAGCTGAGAGCCTTTGATTTCCAGAAATGAACTGCTGTCCTCAGCAGCTTTCTGATACCCAAACATGTGACCCTGACTTCTAACCAAAAGGGAGTGCCTCCAACCATTACTTCACTGAGATTgtgtatttcactttttttattgAGGTTAAAGAACTGAACCATTATCTGGAGGCCGAGAAGTCCTGTAGGACAGACTTAGAGATGTACGTGGCTGTTCTCAACACGCAAAAATCTGTCCTGCAAGAAGATGCAGAGAAGCTGCGGAAAGAGCTGCATGAAGGTGCCTGTCTAATGATAATCCTTTTGACTCTTGGACTCTAaggatgcaaaaaaaacccaacaaaaacaaTCCATCAATATGTCTGTTACTTCTCTTCTTATTTCTTATATGAGTTggactgtaaataaataaatagagggCATAGGGGAGAGTTATTTAGAAATGTGAAAGCTTGTGGACTGTTTATGAAAGTGTTGACTTTGGAGTCCTCTTATCAGTTCTCTCCTTCATAAATCCCATTTACTCTTTCTAGAGATGCTGTTGAATTTGTCTTAGGTTCTCGTAGTATTGCGAGCTTTATTCTTACTAAAGTGATTTTGGTGTCCTTTATTTGTGTAGAATTATGAGCATTATTTCTGTAATGTAATCTGGGGATATGTCTCCCTGGAATATCTCAGTTCTGAATGCCTTGTGGTGGAATGGATGTGGAAATGCCCGGAGGAAGCAGAAtcacatgaaaaacagaattttctgttgaaataaatAGGGAATTAGACAGTCTTTTAATATCAGCATTAAAAAGGAGAATATTAGAGCCCATGATTGAAGTGAAGGCATTACTTTTCTAACTGGGAAATTTTAAAGTTGTCAGTAATGCATTCTTTTTCTCAAACTTGATACAGgaattaagaaaaatctttatttcatCCTTAGTGATTGTTGAACAAAGCCatattgttttttattagaACAATAATTACCTCTATTTATGAGAATGCCTCACTCAGGAGGAGTCATTAAAGAATTCTGGTTCAGAAtgattctttctgttcttgaatAGTCTGCCATCTCTTAGAGCAAGAGCGACAACAGCACAACCAGTTGAAACACACGTGGCAAAAAGCCAACGACCAGTTCTTGGAGTCCCAGCGTTTGCTGATGAGAGACATGCAACGTATGGAGATTGTGCTGACCTCTGAGCAGCTCCGACAGGTCgaggaactgaaaaaaaaagatcaggtCAGTCTCTGcttgtcttgttttcttttttctctctttcttcttttttcaataCTGTAAATTTAGTGTAACAGGTATAGAAAACATATATTGGAGGAAAAAGTTATTGATGTGTGTTTCCAAAAAATGACAGCTGACAGTTGAAATAGAAGTTCTCCATTTGAATGACAGCTGATGATTGTAACAGAAATGCTCAGTGTGTTTGAATATTTCAATACTAGTATCTGTAGTAGCCTTTAAAGTAACGTTGCTAATATTGTTAAGTGAATAGGTAATAATATCCAAAAGTTGATCTTGGAGGAAGAAACTGTCGTCTGTGgcataaaaaaaattgttaaggTGTTACAGGTGCTAAGATAGGAGGTTCACTTCTGTCTaggtttttgtgggttttggggtgtgagtttgttgggtttttttagttCTCTCACACTGTGTATtagtattttgattttgtttcctaTGATgtctttgtttgattttttttgtcatattgCAATGCTTAGTGTCATCGAGGCACTTATTTTCATGCTTGGTTTGAAGGTCTGTGTGATCTTTAGGGATGCATTTAGTGCATGTTACCAGGTTCTGTACAATAACAGTGTAAGAGCTGTGAGAGCTGCTTATTTGGTAATTCCTGTAACGGGAAATTTGTTCTAAATATTGCATTATTTGATTAAAATTGTTCAACTAAGCAACAATTGTCCACTATTTAAAATAGGTTATAATTTAAGTGAGTTTGTTTGCCTTGTGGTATGAACACTAAGTGACTTTTAACCAAAAGAACCCTGAAGAGGTAACTACTGGGattttaacaacaacaacaaagaatgtgagaaaaaaacaaaaccaaaaccccaTTCTATTGCTGCCTTTCTTTGTAACGGTTTATGATGAAAGCTAATGACTACTCAAGTAAAGCTGAACCTTGCTtatataaattcattttttgtcAATTGATTTCCAGGAAGAAGATGATCAGCAGAGACTTAGCaaaagaaaggagcagaaacagaaagattCAGATGATGAAACGAAAGCTTCGTGTTCTTTAGTCCACGAGGAATCCCTTACCCAGTTCTCTAATGAAGAGGTAAAGCAATTCAGAGCAGCTTCATGTACTTGTTCATTCCTCAGGGTGATgattacaaatacaaataccCTCTGTGCCCTTTGTTCTCCATCTCTTATAATTCATACTAAGCAATAAAAAAACCTTTTGAGCTGCACTTGAATACgtaaattttaatgaaaattggAAAATGATTCTTTAAAATCATCTGAGAGTTGCTGTTAGAAACAGTATCTACCTTCTGCATTCTGGATGTTAACTGCTGTTAAACTCTTTGGGGATTTACAGCCACCTCCTAAAACACCTGAATTTTCAGCATTAAACCAGTTAAATCTGAACAGGAACCAAGCATTTTGCAGCTGATTTGCTAACTTATTTCTTGAATTCTGTACTAAATTTACACTGGTTAGACAACTGTGAGGTCACTCATGGCAAAATAAGTCATTTACTTTAGTGTGTGCAAAATAGCACGTGTGCAGGTCTGTGtgttatctatctatctatctatctatctatctattttaTATCCAGATGTATCCAACTGTGCAAGCTGGGGATTGGGCCAAACCTGTTCAGCAGGCAAAAACAAGCTTTTGTCAGTCAAGCCAGGAATGGAGGCTCAGCACCAGGTTTTTGCTGAAGCCACCTGAGTTGTGTTCGtagctgcactgcacagccagaACAAGTGATAATGCTGGATGTGGTTCGTTAGCAGGTGCTTTTGGTGTTGTAGGAAATGGTGTTCTAGGACAAGCTGAAATTGCATTTGAGATTTGCTTAAGGTTTTCACTTGTGAAGTGGAAGGACCACTGAGCACACAGGTTGGAGCTTGGAAGCAGATGTCACAGTGGGCagttatttctccttttccactGTGTTTTGCTTGCTTATCCATTTTGCTAGTCTGTGTTGGAGCTATTATGGAAtctaatatttttctaaagagacttattttcagtgttacttTCTTTACTTGCCTAATGGCAAAGCAGAAGTGTACAGTATTGaagatgttttgaaaacagtctcctgctttttaaataaagcattgCTGGTGTCTTTTCAGtgctacaaataaataaaaatagatcaAGAGACTTAATGTTCCTTATACAGGTCACAGGACAGCTACTGTGGCTTTTGTTATTGACATTCCCCAGGATGCTTTTCTACTTAATCTTTGCCTCATTccttttcagtttattttatgtgaaaatgaGACTTTAAAtatagcattaaaaaacaaaaaaccaaaaacttatTTCTTTTGCAATATTTTGTCAGACTCcttaagcagaagaaagagataCAAGAGAAATATTCACTTGTCAGCATGaagtacattttaaatacatcattctttgcttgcttttacattgatgttcatttttttttaaagttgagCAGACATCCAAGCATAGTTCTGCAAGTGCAATCCATGCACTGTTTCTCTGTTCTTTGGATTACAGTTCTGGAAGTGATGCTGCAGGTTGTATCTCTGTTAGTGGAAGAAGTGCCTTGTTTCAAATACTAGAAGATGTAAGGTGACAGTCTCCTTGTAAGGGAGCTGGCAGGAAGACAGATTCTTACAAAAGCACTCTGTTAacagaagattatttttctttaatggtgGCTGGTACGTTTCAgttctgtattctttttttctgcagtcttcAGTTTAGCCATCAGATGCTTTTACTAAAGCCAATTTAAGCCTCCTTTTAGTGCGCCTTATATTTGGTGTCCAGCATTTCTACTTGTACCATGCTTCTAGAGTGGAGTACGtaacttcttccttatttttcaaTTACAGGTGCATTTAAatagcacccacagctcagTCCATTCGTTGGACGCTGACTTGCTTCTGTCTTCTGGTGAATCATTcaacaaatcagaaaatgatATGTTTAAAGATGGACTACGAAGAGCACAGTCGACAGACAGTCTAGGGACATCTGGATCTTTACAGTCCAAAGCTTTAGGAtacaacaacaaagcaaaatctgCTGGGAACCTGGATGAGTCAGATTTTGGACCACTTGTTGGAGCAGATTCAGTGTCTGAGAACTATGATACAGCTTCCCTTGGGTCTCTGCAAATGCCTAGTGGGTTTATGTTAACCAAAGATCAGGAGAAAGCAATCAAAGCAATGACACCAGAGCAAGAAGAGactgcttcactgctttccaGTGTTACACAGGGAGTTGAAAGCGCGTACGTGTCTCCTAGCGGTTACCGCTTGGTGAGCGAGACAGAGTGGaatctgctgcagaaagaggTGAGTGCCCAGCGTACCTCCGCTGTGAGCATTCCACGCGTGGCAGGAGGCTGTGTGTTGTGGGCTGCCTGTGGGAAAAGGTTGCTCAGTTCTCCTGGATGTGCTTTACTTGCAGTCAGATGTGGCATCATACGTAGCTATTCACTTTTTTCTCCCGGAATATTTCTATAGGTTAAGCACACTTAACATAAGGAGCATTGATGGGCCACGTTCACGTGCCCAAGTCAAGCAAGTCAGCTTTATTTGATGCAATGTTTTTAGGGGAGGGTcttgcagaagcagctgttgATATCATGTGTGGAGGGAGCTGGGGATGGCTAGGGAGGGCCAAAGATTAACAAAAGGATCTTTTGTTATGCTGAGGATATTTACTGAGGATTATGCGCGGAGTGCGATTTAGAAATGAGCAACCAAGATATGCATAGCACACACAGCTAGTACAAAGGGAGCTTCATAACATTGTCAGGGACTTGCATCATTAAAAACCAGTTATGAGAGCAACAAGCAACAGATTAGTGTTAATGCTATGCCAGCTTCAGTATGGGTGACCAAGGAAACTGGTGCTTCTGGATGTTCTGCCTGTCAGTTTTACAGCAGCTTTGTATGATGCCAGTTTAAAGCCTGCATTTGGCTTCCTGCTGAAAAGAGCATTGTGTGGCTCCTGTGCTTACTGTTTCCAGAGAGAGGCCAAAGAAGTAATGCTTTAGGGGGAAAAAGGGAGGCAAAGAGAAGTCAGAAATGGGTAAAGGCACGACCAAGGTGCTGGGGAAGTGGATGACAGAATgcaggtggaaaaaaacaagcaaaggaCAGATGAGGGATGAGGTGAAGCAGTgatgatattttatttcctcagcTTCCTGAATTCAACTTATAGGTAAATCATAACTTAAAAGATCTCTGCAAACCTATTGTAAAATTGCTGGGTTTTGTCTTGCTACTACTTTGTAATACCTAGAGGAAGAATCTGTTGTGCTGCAGTCCTCTATTCTTGAGTATTTCATGCCCTGCTGACATTTGGATGACATTTCACTCCAACCCTTTTGTAGAATTTGGAGAAGAAACACCCTGTTTCCCACTTATTTCTGGAGGCAGGAGGACAGGCAGGGGGCATgcaactgctgctctgtgtgggaGGCACATGGAGCAACAAATACAAACGAGCCTTCAGTGCAGCCCTCACTGCAGTTAGAACTTGAAGAAAACTCCCCTTTGTACCCCTCACGGCTGGCAAACTCTGTTTGTTTGCTGCACACCTGGACACTTTTTCCCCttactgtttgttgttttgttgtttgttttaaacttttctttcactttcttctttcccaacTATTATTTTAGCTGTTATTCGGTCTCCGATATTGAGTGTAGTGGGGAAGAGTCtgaaactaaataaataaaagtcttttctctgaaatgtctGTTTCTACCCAGGTAGTTATATGGTCTGTTTCAAAAGGATGCTCTAAATGACCCAATGAATTCTTGCATGTCCTGGCTTACTGCTCTTGTGCTAGTAGTAGGGTTTGTGCCAGGAAGAGATgatgcacagcagctgctttacGTTATCTTGTACTTCTACAACAACTTATTCTTGCTGTTACATGATTCTGCTGCTGACTCTTATCAGTAACATTTTATGAACACACAACACATCTGAGAGTTTGTACCACTCCTGCATTCCCTGAAGAAGTTTTTAGCCCTTGTGGCAGGTGACAACTCTGTTCTCCAGGTGCAGAATGCAGGGAACAAGCTGGGTAGGCGCTGCGATATGTGCTCGAATTATGAGAAGCAGTTGCAAGGTATCCAGATTCAGGAGGCTGAAACAAGAGACCAGGTAGGATTTCTTTTCTACCTGTAGCAAGATTTTGATAGCTGTAGGAGTTATAGCATGCAACAATGAGccatttgctgttttatttgttgcttttatCTTAAACAATGCCAGCATACTTGAAATCCAGGTAACTTATGTAATTTTATTACCATGACAATAATTTGTTATATGGTGTTCATGACAACAAACCAGTAAgtgtatttcttaaatatttaccaCAGAAAACCATTTTACTCAGTGCTACAAAATCATGTCTTAGAGGCACTGTTCTATAAAAAGATGTTGTGCTCATGCTGAATTCAATGTCTttcataatttatattttaaaatgcttttcatgcATTAAATTCTATTATCTTTGATACTGCAAGAATTTTTAGtagtaaaggaaaaatgagaggaCTTCATCCTAGCAGCATGACTGTAAAGTACTGGAAAAGGTTTGTTTCCTTCCATATAGTGAAGAACAAATTTCAGATTTGTACAGAAGGTGTGAGTCACATTCTGCTTTGGAATAAGTGATTGAAGTTATTACACAGCAGTGCTCCAGAGCTGTTTGATGTCCTTTTTCTTTATAGGTGTAGTCAGTGATGCACAGTTTTTTTGGAACAGCAGAACTTCTGTGTTGCATAGTATTTTGAGGGATTGGTTTTATTGCTTGGGGTGGGATGGACAAGCTATATTTCTGTTCAGAGAATGAGTACTCCCCAGATttatggaaaattattttgttctaaTAACATAGGTGAAAAAGCTGCAGGTGATGCTGAGGCAGGCTAATGACCAGCTggaaaaaacaatgaaagatAAACAGGAACTGGAGGAGTATATGAAACAAAGTGCTGAAGACTCCTCTAATCAGGTACAAGCATTTTGTAAAGAAGCTGGTAGGAATCAAGAGACGTTATTCAATAGTGTGTAACAACAACTCTTTCTTGTCTTCTGTTGTTCTTGGGTGAACTACCTGCTGCAAAGGCAGCAAAGATGACCATTTCTGGGGTTagctaaaaaaaagaaaagaaatgtgacaTCACTTTACTGAGAAAGCATAATTGCTTAGATCAATTTTAGTGGGTTAGTTTGAAATGGCGAAGCATATGTTAGCAATTGTAACAGGGAACTTCAGAATGTTGTTCTTCAAAATCTGTTCCATGCTTTATATCTctgtatgtgtttatttttgtttgattgtgggttttttcttgtgtgtttttgtttttttaagatctCTTTGCTAATGGTTAAGTGTCAGAAGTCAGAGAATTTCCTCAATGAGCTGCAGCAAGCATTTTCTCAAGCAAAGAGAAGCGTGCAGGAGCAAATGGTAAGACAGCTTAAACCAAGAGATCACTTGAATGACACTGTTTGTCTAACCTCTGGGTCTCAGAGTACTTGTAAAAGACTGCCCGAGTCTGGCTAGGGAGTGCTCTGTGTTATAACACGTAAAAATACTGACCATGTGAGCACTGATACAGTCTCTGAGGCCAGTCTATCACAAATCAAATGTGTAGGCACATAGATGAATATCAAGCTTACTAGACAACTATTTTTCTTACCTTTCATGTATATTTAATATCCCATTTCACCTCAAATCTGAAGATGAAGTAGACTTTCTTCAGCTTGAGATGAATGCTCAATGTTTTAGCAGGTCAGACTTAAAATATCAGCCCTAATACCCAGAAAGTGGTATGTCTGGGAgcttactttttaaaaactattttgagTCTCACGTAGGAATTATGCCAGGGGACAGGAATAGGACCTCATTTTCTAGGGCAGAATGAAATCTGACTTCCTTAAACCAATCAATTCCCTTCTGTATTGGAATCAGGCTTCTTCTTTTGTCCTTCCttatgcagcagtgctgggaggaaaGATTCCTTCCTCTCAATCTTAGTATTGCATTTCTGGCGTCCTGCAGGATATCACTTGTAGATACGTTCTGTTTGGTGTTCAGTGTGAGGTAGTGCCTACTGGAGATGCAGGAGATTCAGAGAACGTATTGATCTGCGTTTCCTTTTCAGAAGTGTCCACCTACAATACTCATACAAAGACATCTGAGCTATGATTCCTCTCAAAAAATTTcactggatttatttattttgtaatgcaGGCAAAACTATGTTTTCTTAATACTTGTTCTTTGCAAAGGATGAGCTGTTTGATGTTAGAAGGCATAGGAGGCAGCTTCCCACCACTGGAAATTTCAGGTTGAGTGTTTAAGGTTAATAACCTGAGCTTACAGCAGAGCTGTTACATGACTTTAATAAACAGCTCTGGCAGTtcctgaaatgtattttctgcatgAGCACAGCTAGCTAATGGATaaatatggaagaaaactgGGAAATCTGTCAGTCCTCTGTTTActgcttgcttcttttcatCTGCCTTTATTTCTAATGCGTAAgccaggcagcagaggggatTGATAATTTTGATCCACAAAcccatttgtttcctttcttttacaaAAAATCCACCAGACTTTTGAAAGCAGTGATAGTAAGTAGGACATGAAGAGATCTGAACATGATCCTAAGTGAGAActtatgcttttccttttattggAAGGCTGTCCTGACGCAGTCAAGGGAGCAGGTTTCAGAAGAGTTGGTGAGACTGCAGAAAGATAATGAAAGTCTTCAAGGAAAACATAGCTTACATGTGTCTTTGCAACAAGCTGAAGATTTCATTCTaccagaagcagcagaggtaaaacattttaaaatcattaacaCAAACAACATGTGTGACTTGTCACTGGAAGATGCTTCTTTATCCAAAAGCTGCCTCAAAGCAATATACTGAACAATATTCTGGATTAGAACCCGATATTCTATGATGTACAGAACCATTTATCTGATTCCCACTGGTGATTGTGAGCTGTGTTATGAATGTGCTTCAGAGTATTAATTTCTGTTATTCTGACCCAACAGCTACTTACTTCTTAATCTGCAAACCCCTCAATCACCACGGTTCCATTGCAAGTGTTGATTCACTAAATTAAGtccattgttttattttctgcctagGCATTAAAGTTTAAGCCAGTGATAATCATGAGCCTCGAAAAAGCAAGAGATATCCTGTCTATGTCCACTCACTCACAACTTGAGCACACCAAGCTTAAAAGATGGGTTGGAGTAGGGAGCGAAAGGCAGGAGAGCGGGCAATAAATAACCCTATGGAGACAAGCATCTTTACAAGCTTCTCATTCACCATGACCAAGTAAACTCACTGTAGTTCTGTTGTAATATCTTGCTGGGTGCAAGATCTGGTATGGTGGAGCAAACGTTGGGGTAGCACAACTTGATAGAGACATGGTACTTTGCATATCTGACTATCGTAACACAACTCCTTGCTCATCGTTGATTCAGGAGCTCCGGgagctgattttaaaatatcGTGAAGACATCATTAGTGTGAGGACAGCAGCAGATCACCTTGAGGAGAAACTTAAGGCAGagattttattcttaaaagaaCAGATTCAAGCTGAACAATATTTGAAAGAGAACATAGAAGAAACTCTACAGCTGGAAATAGAGAATTGCAAAGAGGAAATCGGTGAGCAGGGGTAAAAGTCTCAAAATGGGTAATTGAAGATGCGATTTTTCTTGCATTCAAGCTTTAATAttgttgtttttcagcttccatttccagtttaaaagctgaactggaaagaataaaagcagagaaagaacaggTAAGGAGCCCTTTCACTGTAGGGTTTTTACATgtgtttaaacaaagaaaatagtattctttttttctgctagttCTGTCAGGACtttgaaagcagcactgttttGGTGTCTTTGACATTGCCTTCTTAATATCTGagaaaattacctttttttcccaactGCCTTAGACATATcagtaataaatatatatttgtgtttAGTCTGCCTGCCactgggagagaaagagagctgAACTAGGGAGACTAAAATATGCCACATTCTTGTTCCTTCCTCTCAATTTGCTTGTGGATGGTGGAGGACTGATGTACATAAACCTTCTGTAGGAGGGAACACCATTATAGGCACTTGAAAATTTTCTTACTAACAGCACTGACGTACTGGATGCTCTCAATGTATTGCAACCCTCAGCAGCAGCTAAGAGTGTACATACAGCTGTGTTATAAACCTCTTCTGTAgccatttcaaaggaaatacaTTGGGTCATTTCTGGAACTCTGAAGGATAGAATTGCTGAATTAGTGCCAGAGTCTGACTTCATACTTTTATAGGTCTGGTGCttaaaaggtgttttttctgtttattaatCTGTAACCTAAAGATTAACTTAGCTAATTTCTAGCTAACATTAGGTTACCTAATTAATAACCAAAACATTAGCTTTGGCTACTTCTCtccagctctgaaaaaaaaaagagaaaaacagattgtGCTTTCTGTATCCTTAGAAATATTGCTTAGGTTCATTTCTGAATCCCTGGAGAGGCACATAGACTTCCTGAGTGGAGGGACTGTGAGAAATGGAAGTGCCAGAAATTTTGGTTAATcgttttgctttgttcttaaTTATATAGTTAGAAAGTTCTTCACAGGAAAGCCTACAGCAGCTGGAGAGTCTGCAGGAAACAAAGAACACTCTGGAAGAACAGCTGAagaaggaaacagcagcaaaggtaGATATGTCCAGGTTATGTACAGTAAAGTACATGTACATCTTCTTTGATAATCAGGCTCTATCCAGAGGATATATCACTACCTAAGAATGGGAGAGGAAGTTTTGGAATGTTGGTAAGATTCTGGAGTGAAATAATCTCTGCTGGTTTAAAATCCAGTTTTAAATCTTCTGGATTTAAATCCTTGTTCCCATCACTTAGCACTTGGAGTTTTAAAGCACTGGATCTGAGTTGCTGCTGACTTTAATATCTCTTATGGGTTGTCCTCCAAAGATA
The Lagopus muta isolate bLagMut1 chromosome 20, bLagMut1 primary, whole genome shotgun sequence genome window above contains:
- the RABEP1 gene encoding rab GTPase-binding effector protein 1 isoform X4; this translates as MSCEKAPIEIILPLIFWVALLQRVAELEKVNAEFLRTKQQLEQEFNQKRAKFKELYLAKEEDLKRQNAVLQAAQDDLGQLRTQLMEAHAEMENIKAIATVSENTKQEAIDEVKRQWQEEVASLQAIMKETVRDYELQYHHRMEQERAQWNQYRENVEREIAELRRRLSEGQEEENLENEMKKAQEDAEKLRSVVMPMEKEIAALKEKLIEAEEKIKELEASKVKELNHYLEAEKSCRTDLEMYVAVLNTQKSVLQEDAEKLRKELHEVCHLLEQERQQHNQLKHTWQKANDQFLESQRLLMRDMQRMEIVLTSEQLRQVEELKKKDQEEDDQQRLSKRKEQKQKDSDDETKASCSLVHEESLTQFSNEEVHLNSTHSSVHSLDADLLLSSGESFNKSENDMFKDGLRRAQSTDSLGTSGSLQSKALGYNNKAKSAGNLDESDFGPLVGADSVSENYDTASLGSLQMPSGFMLTKDQEKAIKAMTPEQEETASLLSSVTQGVESAYVSPSGYRLVSETEWNLLQKEVQNAGNKLGRRCDMCSNYEKQLQGIQIQEAETRDQVKKLQVMLRQANDQLEKTMKDKQELEEYMKQSAEDSSNQISLLMVKCQKSENFLNELQQAFSQAKRSVQEQMAVLTQSREQVSEELVRLQKDNESLQGKHSLHVSLQQAEDFILPEAAEELRELILKYREDIISVRTAADHLEEKLKAEILFLKEQIQAEQYLKENIEETLQLEIENCKEEIASISSLKAELERIKAEKEQLESSSQESLQQLESLQETKNTLEEQLKKETAAKANLEQLVFEEKNKAQRLQTELDVSEQVQRDFVKLSQTLQVQLERIRQADSLERIRAILNDTKLTDINQLPET
- the RABEP1 gene encoding rab GTPase-binding effector protein 1 isoform X2; protein product: MEGPTASSASIGLLVSRRSFKTLGCFAIAAVLTLAKPPSTAHIPPHTARPTRSRGRQPLPCSYRGRLRGAPPPPPPPPAAGGRCQDEAEEAEARAGSSRLSPGPPGVAVPAPTPRLEAEEAAAAPPAGTMAQPGPSAPTDVALLQRVAELEKVNAEFLRTKQQLEQEFNQKRAKFKELYLAKEEDLKRQNAVLQAAQDDLGQLRTQLMEAHAEMENIKAIATVSENTKQEAIDEVKRQWQEEVASLQAIMKETVRDYELQYHHRMEQERAQWNQYRENVEREIAELRRRLSEGQEEENLENEMKKAQEDAEKLRSVVMPMEKEIAALKEKLIEAEEKIKELEASKVKELNHYLEAEKSCRTDLEMYVAVLNTQKSVLQEDAEKLRKELHEVCHLLEQERQQHNQLKHTWQKANDQFLESQRLLMRDMQRMEIVLTSEQLRQVEELKKKDQEEDDQQRLSKRKEQKQKDSDDETKASCSLVHEESLTQFSNEEVHLNSTHSSVHSLDADLLLSSGESFNKSENDMFKDGLRRAQSTDSLGTSGSLQSKALGYNNKAKSAGNLDESDFGPLVGADSVSENYDTASLGSLQMPSGFMLTKDQEKAIKAMTPEQEETASLLSSVTQGVESAYVSPSGYRLVSETEWNLLQKEVQNAGNKLGRRCDMCSNYEKQLQGIQIQEAETRDQVKKLQVMLRQANDQLEKTMKDKQELEEYMKQSAEDSSNQISLLMVKCQKSENFLNELQQAFSQAKRSVQEQMAVLTQSREQVSEELVRLQKDNESLQGKHSLHVSLQQAEDFILPEAAEELRELILKYREDIISVRTAADHLEEKLKAEILFLKEQIQAEQYLKENIEETLQLEIENCKEEIASISSLKAELERIKAEKEQLESSSQESLQQLESLQETKNTLEEQLKKETAAKANLEQLVFEEKNKAQRLQTELDVSEQVQRDFVKLSQTLQVQLERIRQADSLERIRAILNDTKLTDINQLPET